From a region of the Zingiber officinale cultivar Zhangliang chromosome 10B, Zo_v1.1, whole genome shotgun sequence genome:
- the LOC122029356 gene encoding U3 small nucleolar RNA-associated protein 14-like: MTGKNTKQIPKGTKKGGRDKKKRHGPRLPSAVRKELEHLNADPNLEQSELEKDEFGEDVYEYDEETPEEETRKNHRYDSVDNYEYELPKEFEDEDVPSEDEELDSEPSEKSDDDQENSRHPRMLEDITGLPSMAFDGHQKKQIVVTDFQGDLNGKKISIHDLLDPLQQEPGYKNLRKKLHKIETKPMTVQVPLPKEEREKLERKVVYYHTRKDMTKWEPLVKRNREAPTLHFDADVNLGFSTVEAIASEFEPRTEFEKKMALLVRDPEIVDAYNKDGARLLELNKINIEDVKEHQHRLAKMRSLLFNHEMKSKRIKKIKSKTYHRILKKERLKVASAMEMDPEVAKENARKQEFKRAEERMTLKHKNRSKWAQRILKRGLDIQDEGTRSAITEQLHQHALLTRKMNSIEDNSDDDDNSTDDNDNDDSDELLSEKGKKNVSKLLNKAKESTLKALEDASVLPKSGVFALPFMERGLKKQQDAVEEEARMALDEYDASLRQHEKGHDIKNPKSAKVSGRKVFGPLKDKLQKSHKRTKTFNDDHNSDSEGGSDTIDHADVDEEVNNPAQNANLGPASDDDSENATHSIFKSFDDIVKEPGPKTTFEVAIFASDSWKKINGENVVDAGSTKAAAIQNSQMLTHLPEPEDMDQDSDGDSEEKMVDGFLSSSPKRDYELPSQADLVHQAFAGDDVEAEFEKYKLEHLNEECPEPEKPELIPGWGQWTDIQQKRGMPSWMINEHKNAKRKREEALKKRKDASLKNVIISENVDKKAEKLLAKTLPFPYTSEEVYEQSIRMPIGPDFNPAITAGTLNRPTVVKKPGVIIKPIQYEEVDPNDDPDQPRRIVQKPKAQPKANKDNSARGKLKKMTSTKKKTKP, encoded by the exons ATGACTGGCAAGAATACGAAACAGATACCTAAGGGTACAAAGAAGGGTGGGAGGGACAAGAAAAAGAGGCATGGGCCTCGCCTTCCTTCGGCTGTCCGCAAGGAACTCGAGCACCTCAATGCTGATCCTAACCTTGAACAATCTGAGTTGGAAAAAGATGAATTTGGAGAAGATGTCTATGAGTATGACGAGGAAACTCCAGAGGAGGAGACACGAAAGAACCACCGCTATGATTCTGTAGATAATTATGAGTATGAGCTACCGAAAGAGTTTGAG GATGAGGATGTGCCTTCAGAGGATGAGGAACTTGATAGCGAACCTTCTGAAAAGTCAGACGATGATCAGGAAAACAGTAGGCATCCGAGGATGCTTGAAGATATTACAGGGCTCCCAAGCATGGCTTTTGATG GCCACCAAAAAAAGCAGATTGTCGTGACGGACTTTCAAGGGGATCTAAATGGTAAGAAGATCAGTATTCATGATCTTTTGGATCCTCTTCAGCAGGAGCCTGGGTACAAAAACCTTCGGAAGAAATTGCACAAAATAGAGACAAAGCCAATGACTGTTCAGGTTCCTCTGCCcaaggaggaaagggagaaacTGGAGAGGAAGGTGGTGTATTACCATACCAGGAAAGATATGACTAAATGGGAGCCATTGGTTAAAAGGAATAGAGAGGCTCCTACTTTGCACTTTGATGCAGATGTGAACTTGGGTTTTTCAACTGTAGAAGCAATTGCTTCTGAATTCGAACCAAGGACTGAGTTTGAGAAGAAGATGGCATTACTAGTTCGTGATCCAGAGATTGTGGATGCTTATAACAAAGATGGTGCAAGACTTTTAGAGCTTAACAAG ATAAATATTGAGGATGTGAAAGAACACCAGCATCGTCTTGCTAAAATGCGTAGCCTTCTTTTTAATCATGAAATGAAGTCAAAGcgtatcaaaaaaataaaatccaagaCATACCACCGTATTCttaaaaaagagagattaaagGTAGCTTCTGCAATGGAAATGGATCCTGAAGTTGCTAAAGAGAATGCTAGGAAACAAGAATTTAAACGAGCAGAG GAAAGAATGACACTGAAGCATAAAAACCGATCAAAGTGGGCACAACGAATCTTAAAGCGTGGACTAGATATTCAAGATGAAGGGACTCGATCTGCTATAACAGAACAACTCCATCAGCATGCACTTTTGACTAGGAAAATGAATTCAATTGAAGATAAtagtgatgatgatgataattctactgatgataatgacaatgatgacAGTGATGAACTATTAtctgaaaaaggaaagaaaaatgttTCCAAATTgctaaataaagcaaaagaaagtacaCTCAAAGCTCTTGAAGATGCAAGTGTGCTACCTAAGTCTGGAGTTTTTGCATTGCCATTTATG gaACGTGGCTTGAAAAAACAACAAGATGCAGTGGAAGAAGAAGCTCGGATGGCACTTGATGAATATGATGCATCATTGAGGCAACATGAGAAGGGACATGATATAAAAAATCCAAAATCAGCTAAAGTAAGTGGTAGAAAAGTCTTTGGACCCCTGAAGGACAAACTTCAAAAATCCCATAAGAGAACAAAAACATTCAATGATGACCATAATAGTGACAGTGAAGGTGGTTCAGATACCATTGATCATGCAGATGTTGATGAGGAAGTAAATAACCCAGCACAGAATGCCAATCTTGGACCTGCATCTGATGATGACTCCGAAAATGCCACTCATTCTATATTCAAG AGTTTTGATGACATTGTCAAAGAACCTGGTCCGAAGACAACTTTTGAAGTTGCAATTTTTGCTTCAGATTCTTGGAAAAAG ATTAATGGAGAAAATGTGGTAGATGCTGGGAGCACTAAAGCTGCAGCAATACAGAATTCTCAGATGCTTACGCATCTACCTGAG CCTGAGGATATGGATCAAGATAGTGATGGTGATTCTGAGGAAAAGATGGTTGATGGATTTTTGTCTTCAAGTCCAAAGCGTGATTACGAACTTCCATCTCAAGCGGACCTTGTACACCAAGCCTTTGCTGGTGATGATGTGGAAGCTGAATTTGAGAAGTATAAACTGGAACATCTGAATGAAGAGTGTCCTGAACCAGAAAAGCCAGAATTAATTCCAGGATGGGGCCAATGGACAGACATTCAGCAGAAGAGAGGCATGCCTTCTTGGATGATAAATGAGCATAAAAATGCTAAGAGGAAGAGAGAGGAGGCACTTAAGAAGAGGAAAGATGCCAGCCTAAAAAATGTGATCATTTCTGAAAATGTTGATAAAAAG GCTGAGAAACTTCTCGCAAAGACTCTGCCTTTTCCATACACCTCTGAAGAAGTTTATGAGCAGAGCATTCGGATGCCAATTGGACCAGATTTTAATCCTGCAATAACAGCTGGAACACTTAATCGGCCCACT GTTGTTAAGAAACCTGGTGTGATCATAAAACCCATCCAGTATGAAGAGGTGGATCCTAATGATGATCCAGATCAACCAAGGCGAATAGTGCAGAAGCCGAAGGCACagcccaaggcaaataaagacAACTCTGCTCGGGGCAAGCTCAAGAAAATGACATCAACAAAGAAAAAGACTAAACCTTGA
- the LOC122029499 gene encoding uncharacterized protein LOC122029499 isoform X1, which translates to MADTRRSAFVIRIFPEKSRMRIRNKHRKSSAFHCNAGSRWSYLAIWSLTGFILIVYFYAHIHQNDKQDILVHLNHLVDTREMEKVEREEFHFSPPKDRRSPRAVKRKGPRKPSTIIREFLDASSQVHSFFFPSKKTAISLIKEGNDSMHFYPGRLWLDTDGNPIQAHGGGLLYDDNTETYYWYGENKDGRTYHAHQKSAARVDIIGVNCYSSKDLWTWTNEGIVLPGEETNVSHDLHKFNVLERPKVIYNGKTDKYVMWMHIDDVNYTKASVGVAVSDSARGPFTYLYSMRPHSCDSRDMTIFKDDNGEAYIIYSSNDNSELHVGPLTDDYLNVAGFMRRILVGRHREAPTLFKHQGIYYMITSGCSGWAPNKALAHAAESIMGPWETMGSPCVGGNRVLRSTTFFAQGTFVLPLRGLPGTFIFMADRWNPSELKDSRYVWLPLTIGGLADEPLDYNFGFPHWPKVSIYWHRRWRLPEGWRNEER; encoded by the exons ATGGCGGATACTCGGAGATCAGCCTTCGTGATTAGGATCTTCCCAG AAAAAAGCAGAATGAGGATCAGAAACAAACACCGGAAATCATCTGCTTtccattgcaatgcaggaagcaGATGGTCGTATTTAGCTATTTGGAGCTTGACGGGATTCATTCTCATTGTATATTTCTATGCCCATATACACCAAAATGACAAGCAGGACATTCTTGTGCACTTGAATCATCTTGTTGATACTAGAGAAATGGAGAAAGTAGAAAGAGAGGAGTTTCATTTTTCACCTCCAAAAGATCGGCGATCTCCTCGTGCTGTAAAGAGAAAGGGACCGAGAAAACCGAGTACAATAATTCGTGAATTTTTAGATGCATCTTCTCAAGTGCATTCCTTTTTCTTCCCTAGCAAAAAGACTGCAATAAGCCTAATTAAAGAAGGGAATGACAGCATGCATTTCTATCCGGGTCGACTGTGGCTTGACACAGATGGTAACCCAATTCAAGCTCACGGTGGAGGACTTCTGTATGATGATAATACAGAGACATACTACTGGTACGGAGagaacaaagatggccggacgtATCATGCTCACCAGAAGTCAGCTGCACGG GTCGATATTATTGGAGTCAACTGCTATTCGTCAAAAGACTTGTGGACATGGACCAACGAAGGGATTGTTCTACCAGGAGAGGAAACCAATGTCTCCCATGATCTTCACAAGTTTAATGTCCTCGAGCGCCCtaaagttatctacaatggtAAAACTGATAAGTATGTCATGTGGATGCACATCGACGATGTCAATTACACTAAAGCCTCAGTTGGGGTGGCTGTCAGTGACTCTGCTAGAGGACCTTTTACATATCTGTATAGCATGCGACCTCATAGCTGTGACAGTAGGGATATGACCATCTTCAAAGACGACAATGGAGAGGCGTACATCATCTACTCTTCCAACGACAACAGTGAGCTTCATGTTGGTCCTTTAACAGATGACTACCTCAATGTGGCTGGATTCATGAGGCGAATTTTGGTTGGACGACATCGAGAGGCTCCTACCTTGTTCAAGCACCAAGGAATCTACTATATGATCACTTCCGGTTGTTCGGGGTGGGCTCCGAACAAGGCACTAGCACACGCAGCTGAGTCGATCATGGGCCCGTGGGAGACGATGGGAAGTCCTTGTGTTGGAGGGAACAGAGTCCTACGGTCGACAACATTTTTTGCACAGGGCACCTTTGTACTACCTTTGCGAGGTTTGCCTGGAACGTTCATTTTTATGGCAGACCGATGGAACCCTTCTGAGCTTAAAGATTCAAGGTACGTATGGTTGCCTCTAACCATCGGAGGATTGGCTGATGAACCCTTAGACTACAATTTTGGGTTTCCTCATTGGCCGAAGGTGTCGATATATTGGCACAGACGATGGCGATTGCCAGAAGGTTGGAGAAATGAGGAAAGATGA
- the LOC122029499 gene encoding uncharacterized protein LOC122029499 isoform X3, giving the protein MADTRRSAFVIRIFPGSRWSYLAIWSLTGFILIVYFYAHIHQNDKQDILVHLNHLVDTREMEKVEREEFHFSPPKDRRSPRAVKRKGPRKPSTIIREFLDASSQVHSFFFPSKKTAISLIKEGNDSMHFYPGRLWLDTDGNPIQAHGGGLLYDDNTETYYWYGENKDGRTYHAHQKSAARVDIIGVNCYSSKDLWTWTNEGIVLPGEETNVSHDLHKFNVLERPKVIYNGKTDKYVMWMHIDDVNYTKASVGVAVSDSARGPFTYLYSMRPHSCDSRDMTIFKDDNGEAYIIYSSNDNSELHVGPLTDDYLNVAGFMRRILVGRHREAPTLFKHQGIYYMITSGCSGWAPNKALAHAAESIMGPWETMGSPCVGGNRVLRSTTFFAQGTFVLPLRGLPGTFIFMADRWNPSELKDSRYVWLPLTIGGLADEPLDYNFGFPHWPKVSIYWHRRWRLPEGWRNEER; this is encoded by the exons ATGGCGGATACTCGGAGATCAGCCTTCGTGATTAGGATCTTCCCAG gaagcaGATGGTCGTATTTAGCTATTTGGAGCTTGACGGGATTCATTCTCATTGTATATTTCTATGCCCATATACACCAAAATGACAAGCAGGACATTCTTGTGCACTTGAATCATCTTGTTGATACTAGAGAAATGGAGAAAGTAGAAAGAGAGGAGTTTCATTTTTCACCTCCAAAAGATCGGCGATCTCCTCGTGCTGTAAAGAGAAAGGGACCGAGAAAACCGAGTACAATAATTCGTGAATTTTTAGATGCATCTTCTCAAGTGCATTCCTTTTTCTTCCCTAGCAAAAAGACTGCAATAAGCCTAATTAAAGAAGGGAATGACAGCATGCATTTCTATCCGGGTCGACTGTGGCTTGACACAGATGGTAACCCAATTCAAGCTCACGGTGGAGGACTTCTGTATGATGATAATACAGAGACATACTACTGGTACGGAGagaacaaagatggccggacgtATCATGCTCACCAGAAGTCAGCTGCACGG GTCGATATTATTGGAGTCAACTGCTATTCGTCAAAAGACTTGTGGACATGGACCAACGAAGGGATTGTTCTACCAGGAGAGGAAACCAATGTCTCCCATGATCTTCACAAGTTTAATGTCCTCGAGCGCCCtaaagttatctacaatggtAAAACTGATAAGTATGTCATGTGGATGCACATCGACGATGTCAATTACACTAAAGCCTCAGTTGGGGTGGCTGTCAGTGACTCTGCTAGAGGACCTTTTACATATCTGTATAGCATGCGACCTCATAGCTGTGACAGTAGGGATATGACCATCTTCAAAGACGACAATGGAGAGGCGTACATCATCTACTCTTCCAACGACAACAGTGAGCTTCATGTTGGTCCTTTAACAGATGACTACCTCAATGTGGCTGGATTCATGAGGCGAATTTTGGTTGGACGACATCGAGAGGCTCCTACCTTGTTCAAGCACCAAGGAATCTACTATATGATCACTTCCGGTTGTTCGGGGTGGGCTCCGAACAAGGCACTAGCACACGCAGCTGAGTCGATCATGGGCCCGTGGGAGACGATGGGAAGTCCTTGTGTTGGAGGGAACAGAGTCCTACGGTCGACAACATTTTTTGCACAGGGCACCTTTGTACTACCTTTGCGAGGTTTGCCTGGAACGTTCATTTTTATGGCAGACCGATGGAACCCTTCTGAGCTTAAAGATTCAAGGTACGTATGGTTGCCTCTAACCATCGGAGGATTGGCTGATGAACCCTTAGACTACAATTTTGGGTTTCCTCATTGGCCGAAGGTGTCGATATATTGGCACAGACGATGGCGATTGCCAGAAGGTTGGAGAAATGAGGAAAGATGA
- the LOC122029499 gene encoding uncharacterized protein LOC122029499 isoform X2, translating to MRIRNKHRKSSAFHCNAGSRWSYLAIWSLTGFILIVYFYAHIHQNDKQDILVHLNHLVDTREMEKVEREEFHFSPPKDRRSPRAVKRKGPRKPSTIIREFLDASSQVHSFFFPSKKTAISLIKEGNDSMHFYPGRLWLDTDGNPIQAHGGGLLYDDNTETYYWYGENKDGRTYHAHQKSAARVDIIGVNCYSSKDLWTWTNEGIVLPGEETNVSHDLHKFNVLERPKVIYNGKTDKYVMWMHIDDVNYTKASVGVAVSDSARGPFTYLYSMRPHSCDSRDMTIFKDDNGEAYIIYSSNDNSELHVGPLTDDYLNVAGFMRRILVGRHREAPTLFKHQGIYYMITSGCSGWAPNKALAHAAESIMGPWETMGSPCVGGNRVLRSTTFFAQGTFVLPLRGLPGTFIFMADRWNPSELKDSRYVWLPLTIGGLADEPLDYNFGFPHWPKVSIYWHRRWRLPEGWRNEER from the exons ATGAGGATCAGAAACAAACACCGGAAATCATCTGCTTtccattgcaatgcaggaagcaGATGGTCGTATTTAGCTATTTGGAGCTTGACGGGATTCATTCTCATTGTATATTTCTATGCCCATATACACCAAAATGACAAGCAGGACATTCTTGTGCACTTGAATCATCTTGTTGATACTAGAGAAATGGAGAAAGTAGAAAGAGAGGAGTTTCATTTTTCACCTCCAAAAGATCGGCGATCTCCTCGTGCTGTAAAGAGAAAGGGACCGAGAAAACCGAGTACAATAATTCGTGAATTTTTAGATGCATCTTCTCAAGTGCATTCCTTTTTCTTCCCTAGCAAAAAGACTGCAATAAGCCTAATTAAAGAAGGGAATGACAGCATGCATTTCTATCCGGGTCGACTGTGGCTTGACACAGATGGTAACCCAATTCAAGCTCACGGTGGAGGACTTCTGTATGATGATAATACAGAGACATACTACTGGTACGGAGagaacaaagatggccggacgtATCATGCTCACCAGAAGTCAGCTGCACGG GTCGATATTATTGGAGTCAACTGCTATTCGTCAAAAGACTTGTGGACATGGACCAACGAAGGGATTGTTCTACCAGGAGAGGAAACCAATGTCTCCCATGATCTTCACAAGTTTAATGTCCTCGAGCGCCCtaaagttatctacaatggtAAAACTGATAAGTATGTCATGTGGATGCACATCGACGATGTCAATTACACTAAAGCCTCAGTTGGGGTGGCTGTCAGTGACTCTGCTAGAGGACCTTTTACATATCTGTATAGCATGCGACCTCATAGCTGTGACAGTAGGGATATGACCATCTTCAAAGACGACAATGGAGAGGCGTACATCATCTACTCTTCCAACGACAACAGTGAGCTTCATGTTGGTCCTTTAACAGATGACTACCTCAATGTGGCTGGATTCATGAGGCGAATTTTGGTTGGACGACATCGAGAGGCTCCTACCTTGTTCAAGCACCAAGGAATCTACTATATGATCACTTCCGGTTGTTCGGGGTGGGCTCCGAACAAGGCACTAGCACACGCAGCTGAGTCGATCATGGGCCCGTGGGAGACGATGGGAAGTCCTTGTGTTGGAGGGAACAGAGTCCTACGGTCGACAACATTTTTTGCACAGGGCACCTTTGTACTACCTTTGCGAGGTTTGCCTGGAACGTTCATTTTTATGGCAGACCGATGGAACCCTTCTGAGCTTAAAGATTCAAGGTACGTATGGTTGCCTCTAACCATCGGAGGATTGGCTGATGAACCCTTAGACTACAATTTTGGGTTTCCTCATTGGCCGAAGGTGTCGATATATTGGCACAGACGATGGCGATTGCCAGAAGGTTGGAGAAATGAGGAAAGATGA